A genomic segment from Aegilops tauschii subsp. strangulata cultivar AL8/78 chromosome 1, Aet v6.0, whole genome shotgun sequence encodes:
- the LOC109759759 gene encoding uncharacterized protein, which produces MAHVDHGKTTLADNLVAYGGGGLLNPSMAGKARFMDHLREEQERAITMKSTAVLLRHRDGTHVHLIDSPGHADFCSEVSAAARVADSALIVVDAVDGLGVQTHAALRKAFAERLRPCLVLNKLDRLITDLRLDPGEAYERLRRIVAEANSVYSTLRSGSYFSLLDGPAPAQQADDGEDTFVPQKGNVVFGCARDGWGFRIQDFASVMAMGRPGQASKLVEWLWGAYYWDKEKKKAMSLANGMKQQPMFMEFVLKRLWKVYDHGLKVDGASWLHDHVVQTFNLKVSERELQSRDRPKAALEAVMRAWLPLAETVMTMIVECTPDPVAAQGFRAPALMPEKELPTWVSAEHAGIVAEAEKVRRCVVACSASSSDPVVVFVSKMFVVKQKDLPPTLNHVQEAAGEPEECFLAFARVFSGVLHAGQKVFVLSPMYDPVKGDTTGKHLKEVEVQQLYEMLGEGLRPVASVDTGNVAAIKGLGEHIMKTATLSSMRNCWPFASMAFQVSPILKVAVEPANVADLAAFREGLSLLNRADPLVEYSISEKGEHVLAAAGKVHLEHCVKNLRERFAKVELNVSEPLVSFKETIQGEGAGLIDSLKDPQGYVERIAPDGKFAVRVKVIRLPDALVKVLEENEELLSRTIKGQTTRSVGAIGSQCPWDDDGRSVAVLRQDMLTAVESELEALSAREDEVKLESYRKALLGYLHKIWALGPSQVGPNLLLMPGVKLSSGLTTIQNRREGILVRGRCHVSEKLGFVSVSDDAEISNGIIDDSGPSTDVPDPEALRNIIISGFQQVTNAGPLCDEPMWGLAFIVEPYIFSGSPDSVNCSYQHKAAVREACRAAVLQSKPRLVEPMYFCEVTTPIERLGSVYSVLGDCRAKVQEAEMQLETFLYMVHAHLPVAESSEFSEKLWNGSSGAATARLTFSHWEAIPQDPFFVPKTKEEIEEFGDGSNMGPNLAKKLIDSVRRRKGLHVDDKVVKHGTKQRTRAKKV; this is translated from the coding sequence ATGGCGCACGTGGACCACGGGAAGACCACGTTGGCCGACAACCTGGTGGcgtacggcggcggcggcctcctcaACCCGAGCATGGCCGGTAAGGCGCGCTTCATGGACCAcctgcgggaggagcaggagcgggCCATCACGATGAAGTCCACCGCCGTCCTGCTCCGCCACCGCGACGGCACCCACGTCCACCTCATCGACTCCCCCGGCCACGCCGACTTCTGCTCCGAGGTCTCCGCCGCCGCGCGGGTGGCCGACTCGGCGCTCATCGTCGTCGACGCCGTCGACGGCCTCGGCGTCCAGACGCACGCCGCGCTGCGCAAGGCCTTCGCCGAGCGCCTCCGCCCCTGCCTCGTCCTCAACAAGCTCGACCGCCTCATCACCGACCTGCGCCTCGATCCCGGGGAGGCCTACGAGCGCCTCCGCCGCATCGTCGCCGAGGCCAACTCCGTGTACTCCACCCTGCGCTCCGGCTCCTACTTCTCCCTCCTCGACGGTCCCGCCCCCGCCCAGCAGGCCGACGACGGCGAGGACACCTTCGTGCCTCAGAAGGGCAATGTCGTCTTCGGCTGCGCCCGCGACGGCTGGGGCTTCCGGATCCAAGATTTCGCCTCGGTGATGGCAATGGGGCGCCCCGGCCAGGCCAGCAAGCTGGTGGAATGGCTATGGGGGGCGTACTACTGGgacaaggagaagaagaaggctaTGTCCTTGGCCAACGGCATGAAGCAGCAGCCCATGTTTATGGAATTTGTGCTCAAGAGGTtgtggaaggtatatgatcatgGTCTGAAGGTGGACGGCGCAAGCTGGCTGCACGATCATGTTGTCCAGACCTTCAATCTGAAGGTGTCGGAGCGGGAGCTGCAGAGCAGGGACCGCCCCAAGGCCGCGCTGGAAGCCGTGATGAGGGCATGGCTGCCGCTCGCGGAGACAGTGATGACGATGATTGTGGAGTGCACGCCAGACCCTGTCGCCGCCCAGGGATTCAGAGCGCCGGCACTTATGCCCGAGAAGGAGTTGCCGACATGGGTTTCGGCAGAGCATGCCGGCATCGTCGCCGAGGCGGAGAAGGTGAGGAGATGCGTGGTGGCCTGCAGTGCCAGCTCAAGCGAccctgtggtggtcttcgtgtcCAAGATGTTTGTGGTGAAACAAAAGGATCTGCCACCTACCCTCAACCACGTCCAGGAGGCCGCCGGCGAGCCGGAGGAGTGCTTCTTGGCATTTGCACGGGTCTTCAGCGGTGTCTTGCACGCCGGGCAGAAGGTGTTTGTGTTGTCACCGATGTATGATCCGGTGAAAGGGGACACAACAGGTAAGCATCTGAAGGAGGTGGAGGTTCAGCAACTGTATGAGATGCTAGGAGAGGGCCTCAGGCCGGTGGCCAGCGTAGATACCGGGAATGTGGCCGCCATCAAGGGCCTTGGTGAGCATATAATGAAGACGGCCACACTGTCATCGATGAGGAACTGCTGGCCCTTTGCGAGCATGGCGTTCCAGGTCTCTCCGATACTGAAGGTCGCGGTCGAGCCCGCCAACGTGGCTGATCTGGCCGCGTTTCGCGAAGGGCTTAGCCTTCTCAACCGGGCAGACCCACTTGTTGAGTATTCCATATCAGAAAAGGGTGAGCATGTCCTTGCTGCAGCTGGAAAGGTACATTTGGAGCATTGTGTGAAGAATTTGCGGGAGAGGTTCGCGAAAGTCGAACTGAATGTCTCAGAGCCCTTGGTATCCTTCAAAGAGACCATCCAAGGGGAAGGTGCTGGTTTGATAGATAGCTTGAAGGATCCACAGGGATACGTTGAGAGGATTGCTCCAGATGGGAAATTTGCTGTGAGAGTCAAAGTCATCAGGCTTCCAGATGCTCTGGTTAAGGTCCTTGAGGAAAATGAGGAATTGCTTTCTCGAACAATTAAGGGGCAAACGACGAGAAGCGTCGGAGCAATAGGTTCACAATGTCCTTGGGATGATGATGGTCGTTCCGTGGCCGTGCTTAGGCAAGATATGCTTACTGCTGTAGAGAGCGAACTGGAAGCGCTCTCTGCGCGAGAGGATGAAGTTAAGCTCGAGTCGTATAGGAAGGCACTGCTGGGATACTTGCACAAAATCTGGGCCCTAGGCCCTTCCCAGGTCGGCCCGAATCTCCTCCTCATGCCCGGTGTGAAATTAAGCAGCGGTTTGACAACCATCCAAAACAGAAGGGAAGGTATTCTAGTGCGTGGCAGGTGTCATGTCTCAGAGAAACTGGGGTTTGTGAGTGTGTCTGATGATGCAGAGATTAGCAATGGCATTATCGACGACAGTGGGCCATCCACAGATGTTCCTGATCCTGAGGCACTAAGGAACATCATCATCTCAGGATTTCAGCAGGTCACAAATGCAGGTCCCTTGTGTGATGAACCTATGTGGGGTCTAGCATTCATCGTCGAGCCCTACATATTCTCTGGCAGCCCAGATAGTGTCAACTGCTCTTATCAGCACAAAGCGGCAGTCAGGGAAGCGTGCCGGGCGGCCGTGCTTCAGAGCAAGCCCAGGCTTGTCGAACCCATGTACTTCTGTGAAGTGACCACTCCTATAGAGCGCCTAGGAAGCGTCTATTCTGTTCTTGGTGATTGTCGAGCAAAGGTGCAGGAAGCTGAGATGCAACTAGAAACTTTCTTGTACATGGTGCACGCGCATTTGCCGGTCGCCGAGAGCTCTGAATTCTCTGAAAAGCTTTGGAACGGAAGTTCGGGTGCGGCCACTGCTCGTCTCACTTTCAGTCACTGGGAAGCTATTCCTCAAGACCCCTTCTTTGTTCCGAAGACTAAGGAGGAGATTGAGGAATTCGGAGATGGTTCAAACATGGGACCAAACTTGGCTAAGAAGCTCATTGATTCCGTGAGGCGAAGAAAGGGACTACATGTCGACGATAAAGTCGTCAAGCATGGCACGAAACAGCGGACTCGGGCTAAGAAAGTGTAG